One genomic segment of Ricinus communis isolate WT05 ecotype wild-type chromosome 3, ASM1957865v1, whole genome shotgun sequence includes these proteins:
- the LOC8259429 gene encoding uncharacterized protein LOC8259429: MKHTSSEAVPSSPAPPPSATSATSLTDQSPPATSSSSSTISPEDLAVGSTRDGSNGAQEMVTVDRKGEYAAVCKWTVNNFPRIKARALWSKYFEVGGYDCRLLIYPKGDSQALPGYISIYLQIMDPRGTSSSKWDCFASYRLSIVNLIDDSKTIHRDSWHRFSSKKKSHGWCDFTPSNTIFDSKLGYLFNSNNDSVLITADIFILNESVSFIRDNSNNNNSNNSNNSNNNNELQSASSNVSSMISSSVVAGPVSDVLSGKFTWKVHNFSLFKEMIKTQKIMSPVFPAGECNLRISVYQSSVNGHDYLSMCLESKDTEKTVVSDRSCWCLFRMSLLNQKPGSNHMHRDSYGRFAADNKTGDNTSLGWNDYMKMCDFVGADSGFLVDDTAVFSTSFHVIKEFSSFSKNGGLIGGRSGSGARKSDGHMGKFTWRIENFTRLKDLLKKRKITGLCIKSRRFQIGNRDCRLIVYPRGQSQPPCHLSVFLEVTDSRNTSSDWSCFVSHRLSVVNQRMEEKSVTKESQNRYSKAAKDWGWREFVTLTSLFDQDSGFLIQDTVVFSAEVLILKETSVMQDFTDQDVEVTIPGNQIDRAGKRSSFTWKVENFLSFKEIMETRKIFSKFFQAGGCELRIGVYESFDTICIYLESDQSVGSDLDKNFWVRYRMAVVNQKNPAKTVWKESSICTKTWNNSVLQFMKVSDMLEADAGFLVRDTVVFVCEILDCCPWFEFSDLEVLASEDDQDALTTDPDELIDSEDSEGISGDEEDIFRNLLSRAGFHLTYGDNPSQPQVTLREKLLMDAGAIAGFLTGLRVYLDDPAKVKRLLLPTKLSGNNDGKKGAKADESSPSLMNLLMGVKVLQQAIIDLLLDIMVECCQPSEGSCNDDSSDVNSKPSVDGSGAASPLESDRESGATESAQFPVYERLDSSVDDTTSASAVQSSDANGIDVHGKALPGQPTYPPITVAGGSLENASLRSKTKWPEQSEELLGLIVNSLRALDGAVPQGCPEPRRRPQSAQKIALVLDKAPKHLQPDLVALVPKLVEHSEHPLAACALLERLQKPDAEPALRMPVFGALSQLECGSDVWERLLYQSFELLADSNDEPLAATIDFIFKAASQCQHLPEAVRSVRVRLKHLGAEVSPCVMDFLSKTVNSWGDVAETILRDIECDDDFGDDSSAVPCGLFLFGENGPTPERLHVVNEQAFHAACHFSDIYILIEMLSIPCLAVEASQTFERAVARGVIVAQSVAMVLERRLAQRLNFNARYVAENFQHGDGVIEGEASEQLRIPRDDFNVVLGLAETLALSRDPCVKGFVKMLYTILFKWYADESYRGRMVKRLVDHATSATDNSRDVDLDLDILVILVCEEQEIVKPVLSMMREVAELANVDRAALWHQLCANEDEIIHMREERKAEISSMVREKAVLSQKLAESEATNNRLKSEMRAEMDRSVREKKELAEQMQEVESQLEWLRSERDDEIAKLTAEKKVLQDRLHDAETQLSQLKSRKRDELKRVVKEKNALAERLKGAEAARRRFDEELKRYATENVTRDEIRQSLEDEVRRLTQTVGQTEGEKREKEEQVARCEAYIDGMESKLQTCQQYIHTLETSLQEEMSRHAPLYGAGLEALSMKELETISRIHEEGLRQIHALQQRKGSPVASPLVSPHTLPHSHGLYPAAPPPMAVGLPPSLIPNGVGIHSNGHVNGAVGPWFNHT; this comes from the exons atgaaGCACACTTCATCGGAGGCGGTTCCGTCGTCACCAGCACCACCACCATCCGCCACCTCCGCTACATCTCTAACAGACCAGTCACCCCCGGCAACTTCGTCCTCCTCATCAACAATATCACCAGAAGACCTAGCGGTGGGGTCCACCAGAGACGGAAGTAACGGAGCACAAGAAATGGTGACGGTGGATCGAAAAGGTGAATACGCCGCCGTATGCAAATGGACAGTAAATAATTTTCCTCGCATAAAAGCTAGGGCGCTATGGAGTAAATATTTCGAGGTAGGAGGTTACGATTGTCGTCTACTAATTTACCCTAAGGGCGACTCGCAAGCTTTGCCTGGTTATATCTCTATTTATCTTCAAATCATGGACCCTCGCGGTACCTCCTCTTCAAAATGGGACTGTTTCGCTAGTTATCGTCTATCCATTGTTAACCTAATTGATGATTCCAAAACTATTCATCGTGATTCGTGGCATCGTTTCTCTAGTAAGAAAAAATCACACGGCTGGTGTGATTTCACACCTTCTAATACTATATTCGATTCGAAATTAGGTTATTtgtttaatagtaataatgaTTCTGTTCTTATAACTGCGGATATTTTCATACTCAATGAATCTGTTAGTTTCATTCGCGATAACagtaataacaataatagCAATAACAGCaacaatagtaataataacaatgaGTTGCAATCAGCATCCTCGAATGTGAGTTCCATGATATCATCATCTGTTGTTGCTGGTCCGGTATCTGATGTTTTGAGCGGTAAATTTACTTGGAAAGTgcataattttagtttatttaaggAGATGATTAAGACGCAGAAGATTATGAGTCCGGTTTTTCCAGCTGGTGAGTGTAATTTGAGGATCAGTGTTTATCAGAGTTCAGTTAACGGACATGATTATTTGTCTATGTGTTTGGAGAGCAAGGATACTGAGAAGACAGTTGTTTCTGATAGGAGTTGTTGGTGTTTGTTTAGAATGTCTTTGTTGAATCAAAAGCCTGGATCTAATCATATGCATAGGGACTCTTATGGACGGTTTGCTGCAGATAATAAGACTGGGGACAATACAAGTTTGGGGTGGAATGATTATATGAAGATGTGTGATTTTGTAGGGGCAGACTCAGGGTTTTTAGTGGATGATACTGCAGTTTTCAGTACTTCATTTCATGTGATTAAAGAGTTTAGCAGCTTCTCAAAGAATGGGGGTTTGATTGGTGGGAGGAGTGGAAGTGGGGCAAGGAAATCTGATGGGCATATGGGTAAATTTACTTGGAGGATTGAGAATTTTACGAGGTTGAAAGATCTtttgaagaagaggaagattaCAGGTCTTTGCATCAAGAGCAGGAGGTTTCAGATTGGTAATCGGGATTGTCGTCTTATAGTTTATCCCCGAG GGCAGTCTCAGCCACCATGCCACCTTTCAGTGTTTCTTGAAGTTACAGATTCGCGAAATACTTCCAGTGATTGGAGTTGTTTTGTGAGCCATCGCCTGTCAGTGGTGAACCAGAGGATGGAGGAGAAGTCTGTCACGAAGGAATCTCAGAATCGCTATTCCAAAGCTGCAAAAGATTGGGGTTGGCGTGAATTTGTGACTCTTACTAGCCTATTTGATCAGGATTCTGGATTTCTAATTCAGGATACAGTTGTATTCTCTGCGGAggttctcattttgaaagagaCATCAGTGATGCAGGATTTTACTGATCAGGATGTTGAGGTAACTATTCCTGGGAACCAGATTGATAGGGCTGGGAAAAGAAGTTCATTTACATGGAAGGTGGAAAATTTCTTgtcttttaaagaaataatggAAACCCGGAAAATTTTCAGCAAGTTCTTTCAAGCTGGTGGATGCGAGCTTCGGATTG GTGTGTATGAATCCTTTGACAccatttgtatttatttagaGAGCGATCAGTCAGTTGGTAGTGATCTGGATAAAAATTTTTGGGTCAGATATCGGATGGCTGTGGTTAATCAAAAGAATCCTGCCAAAACTGTGTGGAAGGAGTCTTCTATTTGTACAAAGACATGGAATAATTCTGTCCTGCAATTTATGAAGGTGTCTGATATGTTAGAAGCAGATGCAGGTTTCCTTGTGCGTGACACTGTTGTTTTTGTTTGTGAGATATTGGACTGCTGTCCTTGGTTTGAGTTCTCAGATCTAGAG GTTTTGGCCTCTGAGGATGATCAGGATGCATTAACAACTGATCCTGATGAACTTATTGATTCTGAAGACAGTGAAGGAATAAGTGGAGATGAAGAAGATATCTTCAGAAACCTTCTTTCTAGAGCTGGTTTTCACCTCACATATGGAGATAATCCTTCACAACCACAGGTTACATTAAGAGAAAAGCTTCTAATGGATGCTGGTGCAATTGCTGGTTTTTTGACAGGATTACGTGTGTATCTTGATGATCCTGCTAAAGTAAAACGTTTGCTTCTCCCAACGAAGCTTTCTGGTAACAATGATGGAAAGAAGGGTGCAAAAGCTGATGAATCTTCCCCCAGCTTGATGAATCTATTGATGGGAGTTAAGGTTTTGCAgcaagcaattatagatctaCTTCTGGACATCATGGTTGAATGCTGTCAACCTTCAGAAGGAAGTTGCAATGATGATTCATCTGATGTGAACTCAAAGCCTTCTGTTGATGGCAGTGGTGCTGCCAGTCCATTGGAATCTGATAGGGAAAGTGGAGCAACAGAATCTGCTCAATTTCCTGTATATGAGAGACTGGATTCTAGTGTAGATGATACTACTAGTGCTTCTGCTGTACAAAGCTCTGATGCGAATGGCATTGATGTGCATGGAAAAGCTCTTCCTGGACAGCCTACTTATCCACCAATAACGGTGGCTGGCGGTTCATTGGAAAATGCTTCTCTTCGCTCTAAG ACCAAGTGGCCAGAACAATCTGAGGAGCTGTTAGGATTGATTGTAAACTCACTGAGAGCCCTTGATGGAGCAGTTCCACAAGGTTGTCCTGAGCCCAGACGAAGGCCTCAGTCCGCTCAAAAGATTGCTCTTGTATTGGATAAAGCTCCGAAACATCTGCAGCCAGACCTAGTAGCTTTAGTTCCCAAGTTGGTTGAGCATTCAGAGCATCCTCTTGCAGCTTGTGCTCTTCTCGAAAGACTCCAAAAGCCTGATGCAGAGCCTGCATTGCGGATGCCT GTTTTTGGTGCTCTTAGTCAACTTGAATGTGGCAGTGATGTTTGGGAGCGTCTTTTATATCAATCTTTTGAGCTTTTGGCTGACTCAAATGATGAACCTCTTGCTGCGACCATAGACTTCATATTTAAAGCTGCATCCCAGTGCCAACACCTTCCTGAAGCA GTCAGGTCTGTTCGAGTTAGGCTAAAACACTTGGGTGCTGAGGTCTCACCTTGTGTCATGGATTTTTTGAGTAAAACTGTAAATAGCTGGGGTGATGTTGCTGAAACTATACTTAGAGATATTGAATGTGATGATGACTTTGGGGATGACAGTTCAGCAGTCCCTTGTGGTCTTTTCCTGTTTGGTGAAAATGGGCCAACTCCTGAAAGGTTGCATGTGGTGAATGAGCAGGCTTTCCATGCTGCATGTCAtttttctgatatttatattttgattgagATGTTATCTATACCTTGTCTTGCTGTTGAAGCTTCTCAAACATTTGAGAGAGCTGTAGCTCGAGGGGTAATTGTGGCTCAATCTGTAGCCATGGTCTTGGAAAGGCGTCTCGCTCAGAGATTGAATTTCAATGCCAGATACGTTGCTGAGAATTTTCAGCATGGAGACGGTGTGATAGAAGGGGAAGCCAGTGAACAGCTGAGAATCCCAAGGGATGATTTTAATGTTGTTCTTGGTCTTGCTGAGACGTTGGCCCTTTCAAGGGACCCGTGTGTGAAAGGGTTTGTGAAAATGCTGTACACAATATTGTTCAAATGGTATGCTGATGAATCCTACAGAGGGAGGATGGTAAAGAGACTGGTTGATCATGCCACCAGTGCTACTGATAATAGTCGTGATGTGGATTTGGACTTGGATATATTAGTTATTCTAGTCTGTGAGGAGCAAGAAATTGTTAAACCTGTTTTGAGCATGATGCGGGAGGTTGCTGAACTTGCAAATGTTGATAGGGCAGCTCTTTGGCACCAGTTATGTGCTAATGAGGATGAAATTATTCACATGCGTGAAGAGAGGAAGGCAGAAATTTCTAGTATGGTTCGGGAAAAAGCTGTTCTATCACAAAAATTGGCTGAATCAGAGGCCACTAACAATCGACTCAAG TCTGAAATGAGGGCTGAGATGGATCGCTCAGTTCGGGAAAAGAAGGAGCTTGCTGAACAAATGCAAGAAGTTGAAAGTCAGCTTGAGTGGCTACGCTCAGAGCGGGATGATGAAATTGCCAAGCTTACTGCCGAAAAGAAAGTTCTTCAGGATCGTCTGCATGACGCAGAAACACAGCTCTCTCAGTTGAAGTCTCGGAAACGGGATGAATTGAAG AGAGTGGTAAAGGAGAAAAATGCTCTTGCTGAAAGGCTGAAGGGTGCTGAGGCTGCACGTAGAAGATTTGATGAAGAACTGAAACGATATGCAACAGAGAATGTGACTCGGGACGAAATCCGACAGTCGTTGGAGGATGAAGTTCGGAGGTTGACTCAAACAGTTGGGCAAACTGAAggagaaaagagggaaaagGAAGAACAGGTTGCTAGATGTGAAGCATATATTGACGGGATGGAATCAAAATTGCAAACATGCCAG CAATATATTCACACCCTGGAGACTTCACTTCAAGAAGAAATGTCGCGGCATGCTCCTCTTTATGGTGCTGGGTTGGAAGCTCTATCGATGAAAGAGTTGGAGACGATATCACGTATTCATGAGGAAGGGCTCAGGCAGATCCATGCTCTCCAACAACGCAAAGGGAGTCCAGTTGCCAGTCCTCTTGTGAGTCCCCACACCCTACCACACAGTCATGGTTTGTACCCTGCTGCTCCACCTCCAATGGCAGTTGGATTACCTCCTTCACTTATCCCTAATGGTGTTGGAATCCACAGTAATGGCCATGTAAATGGTGCAGTCGGGCCCTGGTTCAACcacacataa
- the LOC8259428 gene encoding ACT domain-containing protein ACR2 isoform X2, with protein sequence MQKVCWPYFDPDFDRLPERIYGPTCRVCIDNESMEDCSVVKVDSVNKQGLLLEVVQVLTDLNLTISKSYISSDAGWFMDVFHVKDERGKKLTDQHVIDYIHQAIGTTRETQSPATPKSYVNDVFEGEHSSEHTAIEMSGTDRPGLFSEISAALVDLHCNIVEAHAWSHNARLACVAYISDQSTDTPIDDPHRLATIEDHLTTVIRATGPQPNSQEVKTGGVVGGEGTVTNVERRLHQLMLSARDFDGPLGSSITGSGPRSGRGSVSGLDNEDEGRKTVVSIDNCEEKGYSIVSIECKDRPRLMFDTVCTLTDMQYVIFHASIGAGDDGYAFQEYFIRYIDGYALNTESEKERVIKCLEAAIERRVCEGVKVELCAENRVGLLSDITRVLRENGLTVVRADVATQGEKAVNAFYVRDISGNEVDMGFVKSMKKEMGAINLEVKKDISRPISRDQRARFSIGDMLKSQIGRFSHNFIQIK encoded by the exons ATGCAGAAAGTTTGTTGGCCTTACTTTGATCCTGATTTTGACCGTCTCCCCGAAAGGATATACGGCCCCAC ttgtaGAGTCTGCATTGATAATGAAAGCATGGAAGATTGCTCAGTAGTAAAGGTCGATAGTGTAAACAAGCAAGGCCTTCTCCTGGAGGTGGTGCAGGTTTTGACAGACCTGAATTTAACTATTTCTAAGAGTTACATTTCCTCAGATGCTGGATGGTTCATGGATG TTTTTCATGTTAAAGATGAACGTGGCAAGAAACTTACAGACCAGCATGTCATTGACTATATTCACCAG GCCATAGGTACAACAAGGGAGACACAGAGCCCGGCTACACCAAAATCATACGTAAACGATGTTTTCGAAGGCGAGCATTCGAGCGAGCATACAGCCATTGAAATGAGCGGGACCGATAGGCCCGGACTCTTCTCAGAGATATCAGCAGCTCTAGTTGACCTTCACTGCAACATTGTGGAAGCACATGCATGGAGCCACAACGCTCGTCTTGCTTGCGTTGCCTATATTTCTGATCAGTCTACGGACACCCCTATAGACGACCCTCACCGTCTTGCCACCATCGAAGACCACCTGACCACCGTGATCCGTGCCACTGGACCTCAGCCAAACAGCCAGGAAGTGAAGACAGGTGGAGTTGTTGGAGGGGAAGGGACGGTGACTAATGTTGAAAGGAGATTACACCAGCTCATGCTTTCAGCTAGAGATTTTGATGGTCCCTTGGGTTCATCAATAACTGGGTCTGGACCCAGATCGGGACGGGGGTCGGTTTCAGGATTGGACAATGAAGACGAAGGGAGGAAGACGGTAGTTTCGATAGATAACTGTGAGGAGAAGGGATATTCAATAGTAAGCATAGAGTGTAAGGACAGGCCAAGGCTAATGTTTGATACTGTTTGCACTCTTACTGATATGCAGTATGTGATTTTCCATGCTTCTATTGGTGCTGGTGATGATGGTTATGCATTTCAG GAATATTTTATACGATACATCGATGGATATGCATTGAATACGGAAAGTGAAAAAGAACGTGTGATAAAATGTCTAGAGGCGGCCATAGAGCGCCGAGTTTGTGAG GGGGTGAAGGTGGAGTTATGTGCAGAAAATAGAGTAGGTCTACTGTCTGACATAACCCGAGTTCTTCGGGAGAATGGTCTAACCGTAGTTCGAGCAGATGTAGCAACGCAGGGAGAGAAAGCAGTGAATGCTTTCTATGTAAGAGACATTTCGGGGAATGAAGTAGATATGGGATTTGTTAAGTCCATGAAGAAGGAAATGGGTGCAATTAATCTTGAAGTCAAGAAAGATATTTCAAGGCCAATTTCTCGAGATCAAAGGGCTCGCTTCTCTATTGGGGATATGCTTAAATCACAAATTGGACGTTTCTCTCATAACTTCATTCAAATCAAGTGA
- the LOC8259428 gene encoding ACT domain-containing protein ACR2 isoform X1, whose translation MMQKVCWPYFDPDFDRLPERIYGPTCRVCIDNESMEDCSVVKVDSVNKQGLLLEVVQVLTDLNLTISKSYISSDAGWFMDVFHVKDERGKKLTDQHVIDYIHQAIGTTRETQSPATPKSYVNDVFEGEHSSEHTAIEMSGTDRPGLFSEISAALVDLHCNIVEAHAWSHNARLACVAYISDQSTDTPIDDPHRLATIEDHLTTVIRATGPQPNSQEVKTGGVVGGEGTVTNVERRLHQLMLSARDFDGPLGSSITGSGPRSGRGSVSGLDNEDEGRKTVVSIDNCEEKGYSIVSIECKDRPRLMFDTVCTLTDMQYVIFHASIGAGDDGYAFQEYFIRYIDGYALNTESEKERVIKCLEAAIERRVCEGVKVELCAENRVGLLSDITRVLRENGLTVVRADVATQGEKAVNAFYVRDISGNEVDMGFVKSMKKEMGAINLEVKKDISRPISRDQRARFSIGDMLKSQIGRFSHNFIQIK comes from the exons AT GATGCAGAAAGTTTGTTGGCCTTACTTTGATCCTGATTTTGACCGTCTCCCCGAAAGGATATACGGCCCCAC ttgtaGAGTCTGCATTGATAATGAAAGCATGGAAGATTGCTCAGTAGTAAAGGTCGATAGTGTAAACAAGCAAGGCCTTCTCCTGGAGGTGGTGCAGGTTTTGACAGACCTGAATTTAACTATTTCTAAGAGTTACATTTCCTCAGATGCTGGATGGTTCATGGATG TTTTTCATGTTAAAGATGAACGTGGCAAGAAACTTACAGACCAGCATGTCATTGACTATATTCACCAG GCCATAGGTACAACAAGGGAGACACAGAGCCCGGCTACACCAAAATCATACGTAAACGATGTTTTCGAAGGCGAGCATTCGAGCGAGCATACAGCCATTGAAATGAGCGGGACCGATAGGCCCGGACTCTTCTCAGAGATATCAGCAGCTCTAGTTGACCTTCACTGCAACATTGTGGAAGCACATGCATGGAGCCACAACGCTCGTCTTGCTTGCGTTGCCTATATTTCTGATCAGTCTACGGACACCCCTATAGACGACCCTCACCGTCTTGCCACCATCGAAGACCACCTGACCACCGTGATCCGTGCCACTGGACCTCAGCCAAACAGCCAGGAAGTGAAGACAGGTGGAGTTGTTGGAGGGGAAGGGACGGTGACTAATGTTGAAAGGAGATTACACCAGCTCATGCTTTCAGCTAGAGATTTTGATGGTCCCTTGGGTTCATCAATAACTGGGTCTGGACCCAGATCGGGACGGGGGTCGGTTTCAGGATTGGACAATGAAGACGAAGGGAGGAAGACGGTAGTTTCGATAGATAACTGTGAGGAGAAGGGATATTCAATAGTAAGCATAGAGTGTAAGGACAGGCCAAGGCTAATGTTTGATACTGTTTGCACTCTTACTGATATGCAGTATGTGATTTTCCATGCTTCTATTGGTGCTGGTGATGATGGTTATGCATTTCAG GAATATTTTATACGATACATCGATGGATATGCATTGAATACGGAAAGTGAAAAAGAACGTGTGATAAAATGTCTAGAGGCGGCCATAGAGCGCCGAGTTTGTGAG GGGGTGAAGGTGGAGTTATGTGCAGAAAATAGAGTAGGTCTACTGTCTGACATAACCCGAGTTCTTCGGGAGAATGGTCTAACCGTAGTTCGAGCAGATGTAGCAACGCAGGGAGAGAAAGCAGTGAATGCTTTCTATGTAAGAGACATTTCGGGGAATGAAGTAGATATGGGATTTGTTAAGTCCATGAAGAAGGAAATGGGTGCAATTAATCTTGAAGTCAAGAAAGATATTTCAAGGCCAATTTCTCGAGATCAAAGGGCTCGCTTCTCTATTGGGGATATGCTTAAATCACAAATTGGACGTTTCTCTCATAACTTCATTCAAATCAAGTGA